Proteins from one Ignavibacteriales bacterium genomic window:
- a CDS encoding amino acid permease, with protein sequence MNLNTTTQSTNNDNSKFKKELTLFDSTMIVVGSMIGSGIFIVSADIARTVGSPGYLLLVWLITGVITVIAALSYGELAGMMPHAGGQYVYLRKAYNPLVGFLYGWTLFLVIQTGTIAAVAVAFAKFTAVIFPWFSEKNILFSLLGLKISAAQFLAIFSIIILTFINLRGIKSGKVVQDLFTLTKTIALLGLILLGIWIGSNPDVININFEQLWNASWTHIANGKIISIDQLTGTVLLAAIGVAMVGSLFSSVAWENITFTGGEVVNPKRNIPLSLALGTGLVTIIYMLANVAYLLILPIQGTLDGSTVLSRGIQFASSDRVGVAAAVQAFGEPAAIVMAILIMISTFGCNNGIILSGARVYYAMSNDNLFFKSVGTLNKKSVPGAALVLQAVWACLLCLSGTYGDLLDYVVFAVLIFYILTIAGVFILRKKMPWVERPYKAFGYPVIPALYIIIASAICIDLLIYKPAFTLRGMIIVLMGIPVYFIWKRFSPKQIIK encoded by the coding sequence ATGAACTTGAATACAACAACACAATCCACAAATAACGATAATTCAAAATTTAAAAAAGAACTAACACTATTCGATTCTACAATGATAGTCGTTGGATCTATGATTGGTTCGGGAATATTTATTGTAAGCGCCGATATTGCAAGAACAGTTGGTTCGCCCGGTTATCTTCTACTTGTCTGGTTAATAACAGGAGTAATTACAGTAATTGCCGCATTAAGTTACGGTGAGCTTGCCGGAATGATGCCACACGCTGGGGGTCAATATGTTTATTTACGAAAAGCTTATAATCCTTTAGTTGGCTTTTTATATGGATGGACATTGTTTCTGGTTATTCAAACCGGAACGATTGCGGCAGTTGCAGTTGCGTTTGCAAAATTCACCGCTGTTATTTTTCCATGGTTCAGTGAAAAGAATATTTTGTTTTCCTTACTCGGATTAAAAATTTCCGCGGCGCAGTTTTTAGCAATATTCAGCATAATCATTTTAACTTTTATAAATCTTCGTGGAATCAAGAGCGGTAAAGTTGTTCAGGATCTTTTTACTTTAACAAAAACCATCGCCTTGCTGGGACTAATACTTTTAGGAATCTGGATTGGCAGCAACCCCGATGTTATTAATATCAATTTTGAACAATTATGGAATGCGAGCTGGACACATATTGCTAATGGAAAAATTATTTCCATTGATCAATTGACCGGTACAGTGCTGCTGGCTGCAATTGGCGTTGCAATGGTCGGTTCTCTATTTTCTTCAGTTGCCTGGGAGAATATAACATTCACCGGCGGTGAAGTTGTGAATCCAAAAAGAAATATTCCCTTAAGTCTTGCATTAGGAACTGGTCTGGTTACAATAATATATATGCTTGCAAATGTTGCTTACCTTTTAATTCTTCCAATTCAAGGAACACTGGATGGCAGCACAGTACTTTCAAGAGGCATTCAGTTTGCTTCAAGCGATAGAGTTGGAGTTGCCGCCGCCGTACAGGCATTCGGAGAACCAGCGGCAATTGTAATGGCAATATTAATTATGATATCAACCTTTGGATGCAACAATGGAATTATACTAAGCGGAGCAAGAGTTTATTATGCAATGTCGAATGATAATCTTTTCTTTAAAAGCGTTGGAACTTTGAATAAGAAATCAGTTCCCGGAGCTGCGCTGGTTCTTCAGGCTGTTTGGGCATGTCTATTATGTCTATCGGGCACGTATGGAGATTTGTTGGATTATGTTGTATTTGCCGTCCTCATTTTTTATATATTAACAATCGCCGGGGTTTTTATCTTACGGAAGAAAATGCCTTGGGTTGAACGACCATATAAAGCATTTGGTTATCCGGTAATTCCGGCTCTTTATATAATAATTGCCTCAGCAATTTGTATTGATCTATTAATCTATAAACCAGCTTTTACATTGCGCGGGATGATAATCGTTCTGATGGGAATTCCAGTTTACTTTATCTGGAAAAGATTTTCTCCAAAACAAATAATTAAATAA
- a CDS encoding DUF1579 domain-containing protein, producing the protein MKTVKFFQAISVLLIITFISATNINAQEGSADQAAMMKAWQEYMTPGNIHKMMAKDVGEWKASVTQWMDPAQPPTKSEGTCTNEMLLGGRYLQSKYTATMMGMPMNGIGIMGYDNAKKLFQSYWIDNMGTGTMLVEGPLDETTKTITMTGKMFDPISKTEIGVKQVNKWIDDNHSVMELYMVQNGKEMKNLQVDYERK; encoded by the coding sequence ATGAAGACCGTAAAATTCTTTCAGGCTATTTCTGTTTTATTAATTATCACTTTTATTTCGGCAACAAATATTAACGCCCAGGAGGGAAGTGCAGATCAGGCAGCAATGATGAAAGCTTGGCAAGAATACATGACTCCTGGTAATATTCACAAAATGATGGCTAAAGATGTCGGGGAATGGAAAGCATCCGTTACTCAATGGATGGACCCAGCGCAGCCACCCACGAAATCCGAAGGTACCTGCACTAATGAAATGCTTCTTGGTGGAAGATACCTCCAATCTAAATATACAGCCACAATGATGGGTATGCCAATGAATGGAATTGGCATTATGGGTTATGATAATGCAAAAAAATTATTCCAAAGTTACTGGATTGATAATATGGGAACCGGTACAATGCTTGTTGAAGGTCCTTTAGATGAAACTACTAAAACCATTACAATGACTGGAAAAATGTTTGATCCAATTTCTAAAACCGAAATTGGAGTAAAGCAGGTAAATAAATGGATTGATGATAACCACAGTGTTATGGAATTGTATATGGTTCAGAATGGAAAAGAAATGAAAAATTTACAAGTGGATTATGAAAGGAAGTAA
- the amrS gene encoding AmmeMemoRadiSam system radical SAM enzyme produces MNDPLEFRKFNKRQFIKYCSLGITGICVGINNIDSFANTVCKELTLVKSDDLWKWSKEAMFYEKTSRGLYCQKCPNECSLDEDETGKCRNRINHNGKMYSIAYGNPCAVHIDPIEKKPLFHFLPTSKAFSIACAGCNLFCLNCQNWEISQVSPKETQNYDMMPSKVVELAKQNNCATIAYTYSEPTTFYEYALDTSKLAHQNGIKNVWKSNGYINEKPIRQLAKYLDAANIDLKSFDDSVYQKLNGGKLNTVLQTLKILKEENVWLEITNLIIPTWTDNLDMIKRMCDWLAKNGLQDCPLHFSRFSPLYKLTQLPVTPVSVLEKAREIAVKSGIKYPFIGNVPGHWAENTYCPKCGKMLIERKGFAILNNFVVKGKCKFCGDKIAGVWS; encoded by the coding sequence ATGAATGATCCTTTAGAATTCAGAAAATTTAACAAACGCCAGTTCATCAAATACTGTTCGCTTGGAATTACCGGAATTTGTGTTGGAATAAATAACATCGATTCATTTGCAAACACTGTTTGCAAAGAGCTTACACTAGTAAAAAGTGATGACTTATGGAAGTGGAGCAAGGAAGCGATGTTCTATGAAAAAACTTCCCGTGGATTGTACTGCCAAAAATGCCCAAATGAATGCTCGCTTGATGAAGATGAAACCGGTAAATGCAGGAACAGAATAAACCATAACGGAAAGATGTATTCGATTGCATACGGAAATCCTTGTGCCGTTCACATCGATCCGATTGAAAAAAAACCGCTCTTCCATTTCCTCCCAACATCCAAAGCATTTTCAATTGCTTGTGCCGGGTGTAATCTTTTTTGCCTCAACTGCCAGAACTGGGAAATCTCCCAGGTCAGTCCAAAGGAAACACAAAACTATGATATGATGCCATCAAAAGTGGTGGAGCTTGCAAAGCAAAATAATTGCGCAACGATTGCTTACACTTACTCCGAGCCAACGACTTTTTATGAATATGCGCTCGATACCTCCAAACTTGCTCATCAAAATGGAATTAAAAATGTCTGGAAATCCAATGGGTACATAAATGAAAAACCAATCAGGCAGTTAGCTAAATATCTTGATGCCGCAAATATCGATCTGAAAAGTTTTGATGATAGTGTTTATCAAAAACTTAATGGCGGTAAGCTGAATACTGTTTTGCAAACATTAAAAATTCTGAAAGAGGAAAATGTTTGGTTGGAAATAACAAATCTTATAATCCCAACGTGGACAGATAATCTTGATATGATAAAGCGAATGTGCGATTGGCTTGCTAAAAATGGATTACAGGATTGCCCGCTTCATTTTAGCCGCTTCTCTCCGCTGTATAAATTAACCCAGCTTCCAGTTACGCCGGTTTCTGTTTTAGAAAAAGCACGAGAAATAGCTGTTAAATCCGGAATAAAATATCCATTTATCGGAAACGTCCCGGGTCACTGGGCAGAAAATACTTATTGTCCAAAGTGTGGCAAAATGCTTATAGAACGAAAAGGTTTTGCAATTCTTAATAACTTTGTTGTAAAAGGTAAATGCAAGTTTTGCGGAGATAAAATTGCTGGTGTTTGGAGTTGA
- a CDS encoding fused MFS/spermidine synthase — protein MEKIKKTLTLAVLSLGFTSIITQIILLREFLSVFYGNELVIGIILANWMALTGLGAYLGKFSEQLKIKQKHLAFPFIALAVLPIVTVFLLNYLKNIVFIAGSMIGIVQIFYSSFILLLPYCLLSGFLFTLLAGTVSGLNKSNLISKVYSIESIGSIIGGIIFNFILIFFLKTFQSLTILLITNLVLANILIYKYNRRTTRYISLIASVVALVIVFNFNFDELARQFLFKDQEIIFYKDTPYGNLTVAKQGEQKNFFENNVLFFSTNDPASNEEAVHYAMIQHPNPKNVLLIGGGISGTTNEVLKYNVERIDYVEVNPWIIQIGKTYTDALNDKRINVLNEDGRLFVKSTPKNYDVVLINLPEPITAQLNRFYTTEFFIELKTKLNRAAVVSLSLLPATDYISQDARQINSIIYHTLKTAFKNILIVPGMKNYFLASDSELNINIGKMIEQRGLNNLYVNQYYLDDEILHQRSEYIQSNILTNTKLNKDFNPVSYYRQILHWLSYFEVNYWIPSILILLGLVLLLLKLNPISFGVFCGGFAASSIEVLLLIVFQIIYGYVYQVTGIIITIFMAGLAVGSFYWNKIFSQPQMNHFIKIQFLISIYSLLLPLIFILLKSFSINAVIVHSIFYLLTFIIAFLVALEFSLATKLESGNVSKVASKIYGVDLIGSAFGALLVSAFLIPLLGIIMVSLVIGLLNLISGIISFYNRRKYSSLF, from the coding sequence GTGGAAAAAATAAAAAAAACTTTAACTCTTGCCGTTCTTTCCCTTGGCTTCACTTCCATTATTACTCAAATAATTCTTCTCCGGGAGTTTCTCTCAGTCTTTTATGGTAATGAACTTGTAATCGGAATTATTCTTGCTAACTGGATGGCGCTTACTGGACTCGGTGCATATTTAGGGAAATTTTCTGAACAATTAAAGATAAAACAAAAACATTTAGCTTTTCCATTTATTGCACTTGCCGTTTTACCAATCGTTACAGTTTTTCTTTTAAACTATCTCAAGAACATTGTCTTTATTGCCGGCAGTATGATTGGCATAGTACAAATATTTTATAGTTCGTTCATCTTGCTTTTACCTTACTGCTTGTTATCTGGATTTTTGTTTACTCTTTTAGCCGGTACTGTTTCCGGTTTAAATAAATCAAACCTGATCAGCAAAGTTTATTCGATAGAATCGATTGGAAGCATTATTGGCGGAATCATCTTCAACTTCATTTTGATTTTCTTCTTAAAGACATTTCAGAGTTTGACCATTCTTTTGATTACCAACTTAGTTCTGGCTAATATTCTCATTTACAAATATAACCGCCGAACCACAAGATATATTTCTCTTATCGCTTCAGTTGTTGCTCTGGTAATAGTTTTTAATTTCAATTTTGATGAATTGGCAAGACAATTTCTCTTCAAGGATCAGGAGATAATTTTTTACAAAGATACTCCATATGGAAATTTAACTGTTGCCAAACAAGGTGAGCAGAAGAATTTTTTCGAGAATAACGTTTTATTTTTTTCTACTAATGATCCAGCATCAAATGAAGAAGCGGTTCATTACGCAATGATTCAGCATCCGAATCCTAAAAATGTTTTGCTTATTGGAGGTGGAATTTCCGGAACAACAAATGAAGTTTTAAAATACAATGTTGAAAGAATAGATTATGTTGAAGTAAATCCATGGATAATCCAAATTGGCAAAACTTACACCGATGCTTTGAATGATAAAAGAATTAACGTTTTAAATGAAGATGGCAGATTGTTTGTAAAGAGCACACCCAAGAATTACGATGTAGTTCTGATCAATCTTCCGGAACCAATAACGGCGCAGCTAAACCGGTTTTATACCACTGAATTTTTTATTGAGCTTAAGACAAAGCTTAATCGGGCAGCGGTTGTTTCATTAAGCCTTTTACCAGCTACCGATTACATAAGTCAGGACGCGCGTCAGATAAACTCAATAATTTATCATACGCTCAAAACGGCATTCAAAAACATTCTGATTGTTCCGGGGATGAAGAATTATTTTCTTGCATCGGATAGCGAGCTTAATATTAACATTGGAAAAATGATTGAGCAGCGGGGATTAAATAATCTCTATGTTAATCAATATTATCTTGATGATGAAATTCTTCACCAGCGCAGCGAATATATCCAGAGCAATATTTTAACAAATACGAAGTTGAATAAAGATTTTAATCCGGTTTCTTATTACCGGCAGATATTGCACTGGTTAAGTTACTTTGAAGTGAATTATTGGATTCCATCAATATTAATTTTACTTGGTTTGGTTTTACTTTTACTAAAATTGAATCCGATAAGCTTTGGTGTTTTCTGTGGGGGATTTGCCGCCTCCTCGATTGAGGTTTTATTGCTGATCGTCTTTCAGATAATCTATGGTTATGTGTACCAGGTTACCGGAATAATCATAACCATCTTTATGGCTGGCTTAGCGGTAGGTTCGTTTTACTGGAACAAAATATTTTCCCAGCCGCAGATGAACCATTTTATAAAAATTCAATTTCTCATTTCCATATATTCGCTTTTGCTTCCGCTGATTTTTATTCTACTTAAATCATTTTCCATAAATGCCGTAATTGTTCATTCAATATTTTACCTGCTTACTTTTATAATTGCTTTTTTAGTTGCGCTTGAGTTTTCCCTTGCGACAAAATTAGAATCAGGAAACGTTTCAAAAGTTGCTTCTAAAATTTATGGAGTAGATTTAATTGGTTCAGCGTTCGGAGCACTGCTGGTTTCGGCTTTTTTAATTCCGCTGCTTGGGATAATTATGGTTAGTTTGGTTATTGGTTTACTCAATCTGATTAGTGGAATAATTTCCTTTTACAACAGGAGGAAATATTCCTCTTTATTTTAA
- the amrB gene encoding AmmeMemoRadiSam system protein B has product MKSFSPKILLILAIIFFSCDCKSQNKLNDRQPAVAGQFYPADPTKLKADLEKYFSSAVQPKNFSNVIAIIAPHAGYVFSGEVAASSYNQIDPDKDYENIFILGISHRVGFEGASVYSIGNFITPLGTAKVNTEVAKELIKKSALFSARTDAQKYEHSVEVQVPFLQYRLKKDFKIIPIVLGTNPPDICKNIAEVLKPYFNSKNLFIISTDFSHYPKYKDAVEVDKLTAEAVLANSPEKLLEVINANEQKGIAELATCMCGEAAVLTLLYMTENNPDIAIDLVQYKNSGDTQYGDKNQVVGYNSIVFSLKESKSKSKIKSKMKNEKDGEFNLDENDKRELLSIARNTVKLYVGSHQLPEVDEKNLSDNLKTKCGAFVTLKKNGELRGCIGRFDAAEPLYKIVQQMVVASSTQDYRFSPVEPNEVDKLEIEISVLTPMKKINSIDEIVLGKHGIYVKKGMSGGTFLPQVATETGWTKEEFLGHCAQDKAGIGWNGWKDADIFIYEALVFGENELWKK; this is encoded by the coding sequence ATGAAATCATTTAGTCCAAAGATTCTTCTTATACTTGCCATAATCTTCTTTTCTTGTGATTGTAAATCCCAGAATAAATTAAATGATAGACAACCAGCAGTTGCAGGACAATTTTATCCTGCCGACCCAACCAAACTGAAGGCTGATCTGGAAAAATATTTTTCAAGCGCAGTTCAACCTAAAAATTTTTCTAATGTTATTGCGATAATTGCTCCACACGCAGGATATGTTTTTTCCGGAGAAGTTGCCGCTTCCAGCTATAACCAGATTGATCCGGATAAAGATTATGAAAATATTTTTATCCTTGGCATCAGTCACCGTGTTGGATTTGAAGGGGCTTCAGTTTACAGCATCGGAAATTTTATTACTCCTTTGGGAACAGCCAAAGTAAACACCGAGGTGGCAAAAGAGCTAATTAAAAAATCTGCTTTATTTTCTGCGCGAACAGATGCGCAAAAATATGAGCACAGTGTTGAAGTCCAGGTTCCATTCCTTCAATACAGATTGAAGAAGGACTTTAAAATTATCCCCATCGTATTGGGAACAAATCCGCCTGATATTTGTAAGAATATTGCCGAAGTACTGAAACCATATTTTAATTCAAAAAATCTTTTCATCATCAGTACAGATTTTTCCCACTATCCAAAATACAAAGATGCAGTTGAAGTTGACAAGTTAACGGCGGAAGCGGTTCTAGCTAACTCGCCCGAAAAATTATTGGAAGTAATTAATGCAAACGAGCAAAAGGGAATTGCCGAACTTGCAACTTGTATGTGCGGAGAGGCGGCGGTGCTTACTTTGCTTTATATGACTGAGAATAATCCAGATATTGCAATTGATTTAGTGCAATACAAAAACTCAGGTGATACTCAATATGGTGATAAAAACCAGGTTGTAGGTTATAACTCGATTGTCTTTTCTTTAAAAGAGAGTAAGAGTAAGAGCAAGATTAAGAGTAAGATGAAGAATGAGAAAGATGGAGAGTTCAATCTAGATGAGAATGATAAAAGAGAATTACTTTCGATTGCACGCAATACGGTAAAGCTGTATGTTGGCAGCCATCAATTGCCGGAGGTTGATGAAAAGAATTTATCTGATAATTTAAAAACAAAATGCGGAGCGTTTGTTACACTGAAAAAGAATGGCGAACTCCGTGGATGCATTGGTCGCTTTGATGCGGCTGAACCACTTTACAAAATTGTTCAGCAAATGGTAGTAGCTTCCTCAACACAAGATTACCGTTTCTCCCCGGTGGAACCGAATGAAGTTGATAAACTGGAAATTGAAATTTCTGTTCTTACTCCGATGAAAAAGATAAACTCAATTGATGAAATTGTACTTGGCAAACATGGAATTTACGTTAAGAAAGGAATGAGCGGAGGAACATTCCTTCCACAGGTGGCAACAGAAACCGGCTGGACTAAAGAAGAATTTCTCGGACATTGTGCGCAGGATAAAGCCGGCATTGGCTGGAACGGCTGGAAAGATGCCGACATTTTTATTTACGAAGCTCTTGTTTTTGGTGAGAATGAGTTGTGGAAAAAATAA
- a CDS encoding T9SS type A sorting domain-containing protein, with the protein SITNTDEEIISDYSLTNFPNPFNPTTRIEYQLPKAGFVTVKVYNALGKEVATLVNDRKDEGKYFVEFNGTDLSSGIYFCELRANEFVTMKKMLLVK; encoded by the coding sequence ATCTATAACAAATACTGATGAGGAAATTATCTCTGATTATTCTCTAACCAACTTTCCTAATCCATTCAATCCAACAACAAGAATTGAGTATCAGCTTCCTAAAGCTGGATTTGTAACCGTTAAGGTTTACAATGCTCTTGGCAAAGAAGTGGCAACGCTTGTTAATGATCGAAAGGATGAAGGAAAATATTTTGTTGAGTTTAACGGAACTGATCTTTCCAGCGGAATTTATTTCTGCGAGCTTAGAGCAAATGAATTTGTAACTATGAAGAAGATGCTGCTGGTTAAATAA